One region of Verrucomicrobiales bacterium genomic DNA includes:
- a CDS encoding serpin family protein, whose translation MKNDSIQISLLRAVAVLMGCGTLWCHSAVNTPEIAAQSLNRLGLELLGQSKSAGGNQLLSPYSIQTALAMTLAGADGETRTEMARVLGLNGAESEIHASFAALAAALEEVSRRSELRTKNLAKNGVEGEPLSLAMANRLFGEQHYAFRPPFLGVVQEHYGAPLERVSFREDPQGARAGINRWVAQRTKDRILDLVPEDGVSRDTRLVLVNAIHFKSPWVEPFPSGATANRPFHVDGKTVREVPTLQRQARFGYSKRDGYTAVSVPYAGGELHFLILLPDAVEGLAELETKLKEEALAACSNLPGTEVQLSLPKFKLQPPVLKLSAALRALGMKSAFDVPAGSANFDRMAERKPDDYLFISEVFHKTFIELDEKGTEAAAATAVSMMRATSVIAAPKPPIEVRVDRPFLFAIQHRASKACLFLGRLSDPR comes from the coding sequence ATGAAAAATGATTCGATCCAGATCTCGCTTCTTCGAGCGGTGGCGGTCTTGATGGGGTGTGGAACCTTGTGGTGCCACTCCGCTGTGAATACTCCTGAAATTGCCGCACAATCGCTCAACCGTCTGGGACTGGAACTCCTTGGCCAGTCGAAGTCGGCCGGCGGGAACCAACTTCTCTCGCCTTACTCCATCCAGACGGCTCTGGCCATGACGCTGGCCGGAGCTGATGGGGAAACGCGAACCGAGATGGCCCGGGTGCTCGGCCTGAATGGCGCGGAGTCGGAGATCCACGCTTCCTTCGCTGCGCTGGCCGCGGCCTTGGAAGAAGTCTCCCGTCGGAGCGAGTTGCGGACTAAGAATCTCGCCAAAAACGGGGTTGAAGGCGAACCCCTGTCCTTGGCGATGGCGAATCGGCTGTTCGGCGAGCAACACTATGCCTTTCGTCCGCCCTTTCTGGGGGTGGTCCAAGAACACTATGGGGCTCCGCTGGAACGTGTTTCCTTTCGGGAAGATCCCCAAGGTGCCCGCGCCGGAATCAACCGCTGGGTAGCTCAGCGAACGAAAGATCGTATCCTGGACCTCGTTCCCGAAGACGGCGTGAGTCGCGATACCCGGTTGGTCCTGGTCAACGCGATTCATTTCAAATCGCCATGGGTCGAACCTTTTCCGTCCGGTGCGACGGCGAACCGTCCCTTCCACGTTGATGGCAAAACCGTGCGGGAAGTCCCGACCCTCCAGCGCCAGGCTCGGTTTGGCTATTCCAAACGCGACGGCTACACGGCGGTGAGCGTCCCATACGCCGGTGGGGAGCTCCACTTTCTCATCCTTCTCCCCGATGCCGTCGAAGGGTTGGCGGAGCTGGAAACGAAGCTCAAGGAAGAAGCGTTGGCGGCCTGTTCGAATCTACCCGGAACTGAGGTTCAGCTGTCCTTGCCGAAGTTCAAACTGCAGCCGCCCGTTCTGAAGCTTTCGGCCGCGTTGCGGGCGCTGGGGATGAAGTCCGCGTTCGACGTGCCGGCCGGGTCCGCCAATTTCGATCGAATGGCGGAGCGAAAACCGGACGACTACCTCTTCATCTCCGAAGTCTTTCACAAGACCTTTATCGAGTTGGATGAGAAAGGAACGGAGGCCGCGGCTGCAACGGCAGTGTCCATGATGCGAGCCACCTCCGTGATTGCCGCGCCCAAGCCTCCCATCGAAGTGCGTGTGGACCGTCCGTTTCTGTTCGCGATTCAACATCGAGCGAGCAAGGCTTGCCTCTTTCTCGGAAGATTAAGCGATCCGAGATAG
- a CDS encoding PQQ-binding-like beta-propeller repeat protein yields MNKALLAALLLPLSAVAADSNWPAYLGDKSSSHYSKLRQITVRNVHKLQPAWTYRTGGSDANNRSQIQCNPLILDGVLYGTTPDLQLFALEAQTGKEKWRFNPATIPGIRTSGVNRGLVAWIDGSDRRILYANDHFLHAVNADTGQRVSSFGVAGTIDLKQDLGRDISSLSLQVTTPGVILGDLLIMGMRLGEGPAPAAPGHIRAYNVRTGRLVWRFNTIPNPGEPGYETWPPNAYRYVGGANVWTGFALDEERGLVFCPTGSATYDFWGGNRMGQNLYANCLIALDARTGRRIWHQQLVHHDLWDRDLPAPPNLLRVKHGNREIDAVAQVTKSGHVFVFDRENGTPLFPIEEIAVPGSDLQGESAWPTQPIPTKPAPFSRQLLTYHELTDLTPESRRQALERFVRIRPHVPYQPPSREGTIIFPGFDGGAEWGGAAADPNGVLYVNGNEMPWILTMVETKRSGQEPLSSGEAIFTQICAACHGIDRQGNRAQNVPTLLGIEKRLKRDDVMALLKTGKGVMPSFDFLTERQRQAVADTLLGSTSSPAGVAAGTLPADRSAAPGSSDALGSVPYTSTGYHRWLDTNGYPAVKPPWGTLNAIDLNTGEYRWRVTLGEWPELTAKGIPPTGTENYGGPVVTAGGLVFIAASRDEHLRAFDSKTGKELWKARLPAAGYATPATYSVGGRQFVVIACGGGKIGTRSGDAYVAFALPE; encoded by the coding sequence ATGAATAAAGCCCTGCTCGCAGCGCTCCTCCTCCCACTGTCCGCCGTCGCGGCCGATTCCAATTGGCCCGCTTACCTGGGGGACAAATCCAGCAGCCACTACTCCAAACTACGTCAGATCACCGTCAGGAATGTTCACAAGCTCCAGCCCGCTTGGACCTATCGGACCGGGGGATCGGATGCCAACAACCGGTCCCAGATCCAATGCAACCCGTTGATCCTCGACGGGGTTCTCTACGGCACCACTCCCGACCTCCAGCTCTTCGCGCTGGAAGCGCAAACCGGAAAGGAAAAATGGCGCTTCAACCCGGCAACCATCCCCGGAATCCGCACCTCGGGAGTTAACCGCGGGTTGGTCGCCTGGATCGATGGCAGCGACCGTCGAATCCTCTATGCCAACGACCACTTTCTCCACGCCGTTAACGCGGACACAGGTCAAAGGGTTTCCAGTTTTGGGGTTGCCGGAACCATCGACCTGAAGCAAGACCTGGGACGCGACATCAGTTCCCTCTCCCTCCAGGTAACCACTCCCGGAGTAATCCTGGGCGATCTTCTCATCATGGGCATGCGACTGGGCGAAGGACCAGCCCCGGCGGCGCCAGGACACATCCGGGCCTACAACGTCCGCACCGGACGACTGGTATGGCGCTTCAACACAATTCCCAACCCCGGTGAACCCGGCTATGAAACCTGGCCTCCCAACGCCTATCGCTATGTGGGGGGCGCGAATGTCTGGACGGGATTCGCGCTCGACGAAGAGCGCGGCCTGGTGTTCTGCCCCACCGGATCCGCCACCTACGATTTCTGGGGAGGTAACCGGATGGGCCAGAACCTCTATGCCAACTGCCTGATCGCCCTGGATGCCAGGACGGGGCGACGCATTTGGCACCAGCAGTTGGTTCACCATGACCTCTGGGATCGCGACCTCCCAGCACCCCCAAATCTGCTCCGGGTGAAGCACGGAAACCGAGAGATCGATGCCGTCGCCCAGGTCACGAAATCCGGTCATGTCTTTGTCTTTGATCGGGAGAACGGAACACCACTCTTTCCGATCGAGGAGATCGCGGTACCAGGATCTGACCTTCAAGGAGAATCCGCCTGGCCAACTCAGCCCATTCCCACGAAGCCGGCTCCCTTCTCGCGTCAACTGCTGACGTATCACGAGTTAACCGATCTGACTCCCGAGTCTCGACGCCAAGCCCTGGAACGTTTCGTGCGGATTCGGCCACATGTTCCCTATCAGCCCCCGAGTCGCGAGGGCACCATCATCTTTCCTGGCTTCGACGGAGGGGCGGAATGGGGAGGGGCCGCGGCGGACCCCAACGGAGTCTTGTACGTCAACGGGAATGAGATGCCTTGGATCCTGACCATGGTGGAAACCAAGCGATCCGGCCAGGAACCCCTGTCCAGCGGGGAGGCGATCTTTACGCAGATTTGCGCGGCCTGCCATGGAATCGATCGCCAGGGGAACCGGGCGCAGAACGTGCCCACGCTCCTGGGGATCGAAAAGCGGCTCAAGCGCGACGACGTGATGGCTCTGCTCAAAACCGGAAAAGGGGTCATGCCCTCGTTCGACTTTCTCACTGAACGGCAACGCCAAGCGGTCGCGGATACACTGCTCGGATCCACCTCCTCCCCAGCGGGGGTGGCGGCAGGGACACTCCCAGCTGATCGCAGCGCTGCTCCCGGGTCGTCCGATGCCCTCGGCTCCGTTCCCTACACTTCCACCGGATACCACCGCTGGTTGGACACCAATGGCTACCCCGCCGTGAAGCCGCCGTGGGGAACCCTGAATGCGATCGACCTGAATACGGGAGAGTATCGCTGGCGAGTCACGTTGGGTGAATGGCCTGAACTGACCGCCAAAGGGATCCCCCCCACGGGCACCGAGAACTACGGCGGGCCCGTCGTCACGGCCGGCGGATTGGTGTTCATTGCCGCCAGCCGCGACGAACACCTGCGGGCATTCGATAGCAAAACCGGGAAGGAACTTTGGAAAGCTCGTTTGCCCGCGGCCGGTTATGCGACGCCGGCAACCTACTCAGTAGGAGGCCGGCAGTTTGTCGTGATCGCCTGTGGAGGCGGCAAGATTGGCACGAGGAGCGGCGATGCCTATGTTGCGTTCGCCCTGCCGGAGTGA
- a CDS encoding prepilin-type N-terminal cleavage/methylation domain-containing protein gives MPHADRRPPFALAFTLIELLIVIAIIGVLASLLLPSFSRAQQRARRTNCLSNLRQIGIAFALQEDDHNDRFPDDRPLKTQLGYRPWRTWPPSDPRAGWAALSLSNHIGNNAVWMCPSLDGAGLGQSAQAVQRFSAGVKASATGYWLWRFDRITDPVPLDNFWGKSREAAMHDLRAAENPTIGQPNSPSEVELAVDTYFPSTIGTVDPLLSGRSPHAGGRNRLMLDLSASFWSDPRLLAR, from the coding sequence ATGCCCCATGCCGATCGCCGGCCCCCGTTCGCGCTCGCCTTCACCCTCATCGAATTACTGATTGTCATCGCGATTATTGGGGTCCTGGCTTCACTGCTCCTCCCTTCCTTTTCCCGAGCCCAACAGCGCGCCCGTCGCACCAACTGCCTCTCCAACCTCCGACAAATCGGCATCGCATTTGCACTTCAAGAGGACGACCACAACGATCGTTTTCCAGATGATCGGCCGCTGAAGACCCAGTTGGGGTATCGTCCGTGGCGCACCTGGCCACCATCCGATCCTCGGGCCGGATGGGCAGCCCTCTCATTGAGCAATCACATCGGGAATAATGCCGTCTGGATGTGTCCCTCCCTGGATGGGGCCGGCCTGGGCCAAAGCGCCCAGGCGGTGCAACGCTTCAGCGCGGGAGTCAAGGCTTCTGCCACCGGATACTGGCTGTGGCGATTCGACCGGATCACCGATCCCGTGCCCCTCGACAATTTTTGGGGGAAATCTCGCGAAGCCGCGATGCACGACCTCCGCGCTGCCGAAAACCCCACCATCGGCCAGCCAAACTCCCCGTCGGAGGTCGAACTCGCGGTGGACACTTATTTCCCAAGCACCATCGGAACGGTCGATCCGCTGCTGTCCGGGCGATCCCCCCACGCGGGCGGACGCAACCGCCTCATGCTCGACCTGAGCGCCAGCTTCTGGAGCGACCCCCGGTTGCTGGCACGGTGA
- a CDS encoding DUF1592 domain-containing protein, whose protein sequence is MLTLCRSRSFLRSFAPGAERAAALLVVLVVGLGFATTQGAEVLRYAKDIAPLLKEYCHDCHADGAEKGGVAFDRYPTEKALTADHELWLKVLKNVRAGMMPPAKKPQPSTQQKARMEQWIKASVFEVDPLHLDPGQVTVRRLNRTEYRNTIRDLVGVDFDTEKEFPADDAGHGFDNMGDVLTLSPMLLEKYLVAARSIISRGVPDSSRVPAERKIPGKDFTLLARPGSLPATESPHLSYYRESALSNRFSVKNTGRYRLTLAVTAQERFVENQFDQNKCRMVFKVDGKELQRQEFTREGGKLFTYDFDQDWREGDHELLVEVYPLTPDQKQVRSLTLRLDAIAIQGPMAPEHWVRPKDYTRFFPHEPGERTEDRRAFAREILGKFVERAYRRPVDGATVDRLVRLAEQSHEHSGKTFEFGVGQAMVAVLASPRFLFREEETAPLKEGEVHPLVDEYSLASRLSYWLWSSMPDEELLRLAGQGELRKNLAAQTQRLFADRKSEAFFRNFVGQWLQVRDIDTIAIDARQVLQREAAPDPAFEKRRQRFRELRDRPESTLTPAEVKEMDEFRAGFGRRAAQPLRAELNGDLRRFLRQETEKTVEHVFREDRALIELIDGDYTFLNERLARHYGLTNLNITGDHLRKVSLPPESPRGGVLTHGSVLAVTSNPTRTSPVKRGLFILNNILGTPPPPPPPDIPPLEDAVKAMKGQNLSLRQTLALHRDQPLCSSCHNRMDPLGLALENFNAMGMWRDQERGQPIDATGALLSGESFSHVRQLKSILARDHSIEFYTTLTEKLLTYALGRGLDYYDVATVDDIVARLQANQGRAQILIRSVVESVPFQRTRALPSKVSKSAPESASVSPSTSIHP, encoded by the coding sequence ATGCTGACACTGTGTCGCTCACGAAGCTTTTTAAGGTCCTTCGCCCCGGGCGCGGAGCGCGCAGCTGCGCTGCTGGTGGTGTTGGTCGTTGGGCTGGGCTTCGCCACAACTCAGGGTGCCGAGGTTCTCCGGTATGCGAAGGACATTGCCCCACTGCTCAAGGAATACTGCCATGACTGCCACGCTGATGGAGCGGAGAAGGGGGGCGTTGCCTTCGATCGTTATCCCACTGAGAAGGCCTTGACCGCAGATCACGAACTTTGGCTGAAGGTGCTGAAGAATGTTCGCGCCGGGATGATGCCCCCGGCCAAAAAGCCCCAACCCTCGACGCAGCAGAAGGCGCGGATGGAGCAATGGATCAAGGCCTCGGTATTCGAGGTGGACCCACTCCATTTGGATCCAGGGCAGGTCACGGTTCGGCGGTTGAACCGAACGGAGTATCGCAACACCATCCGTGATTTGGTGGGAGTGGACTTTGACACTGAAAAAGAGTTTCCGGCGGATGATGCAGGGCACGGTTTTGACAACATGGGCGATGTGCTGACTCTGTCGCCGATGCTGTTGGAGAAATATCTTGTCGCGGCCCGATCCATCATCAGTCGGGGCGTGCCTGATTCCTCCCGAGTTCCGGCCGAGCGTAAGATTCCCGGCAAGGACTTCACGCTCCTGGCGCGCCCGGGCAGTCTCCCGGCGACGGAGTCTCCGCATCTCAGTTATTATCGGGAGTCCGCTCTTTCGAATCGGTTCTCGGTGAAGAACACCGGACGGTATCGGCTGACTTTGGCGGTCACCGCCCAGGAGCGCTTCGTGGAAAACCAGTTCGATCAGAATAAGTGTCGAATGGTATTCAAGGTGGACGGAAAGGAATTGCAGCGCCAGGAGTTCACTCGTGAGGGTGGCAAGCTCTTTACCTACGACTTCGATCAGGACTGGAGGGAGGGCGACCATGAGCTGCTGGTCGAGGTTTACCCACTCACCCCGGATCAGAAGCAGGTCAGATCTCTCACCTTACGTTTGGACGCAATTGCCATCCAGGGGCCGATGGCACCGGAACATTGGGTGCGGCCCAAGGACTACACGCGGTTCTTCCCCCATGAGCCCGGCGAGAGAACGGAGGACCGTCGTGCCTTCGCGAGGGAGATCTTGGGAAAATTTGTAGAACGGGCCTACCGTCGGCCGGTCGATGGGGCAACGGTGGATCGGTTGGTTCGCTTGGCTGAACAGAGCCATGAACATTCGGGGAAGACCTTCGAGTTTGGGGTGGGGCAGGCGATGGTTGCGGTGCTGGCATCGCCCCGGTTCCTGTTTCGAGAGGAAGAAACTGCGCCGCTGAAGGAGGGAGAGGTTCATCCGTTGGTCGACGAGTATTCCTTGGCCTCCCGGCTCTCCTACTGGCTGTGGTCCTCTATGCCGGATGAGGAACTCCTGCGATTGGCTGGCCAAGGGGAGCTGAGGAAGAACTTGGCGGCCCAAACCCAGCGGCTGTTTGCCGATCGTAAATCAGAGGCCTTTTTCCGCAATTTCGTGGGGCAGTGGCTGCAGGTTCGTGATATCGACACGATCGCGATCGATGCGCGGCAGGTGCTGCAGCGGGAGGCGGCGCCCGATCCCGCTTTTGAGAAACGTCGTCAGCGGTTTCGCGAGCTGAGGGATCGTCCCGAGAGCACGCTGACACCGGCGGAGGTCAAGGAGATGGACGAATTTCGAGCAGGGTTTGGTCGCCGTGCCGCCCAGCCTTTGCGAGCGGAGCTGAACGGAGATTTGCGACGGTTCCTGCGTCAGGAGACGGAGAAAACCGTAGAGCATGTGTTTCGGGAAGATCGCGCCTTGATCGAGCTGATCGACGGCGATTACACCTTTTTGAATGAGCGATTGGCCCGCCACTATGGGCTGACTAACCTCAACATCACGGGCGACCATCTGCGGAAGGTGAGCCTGCCTCCGGAGAGCCCCCGTGGCGGTGTGCTGACCCATGGCTCCGTGCTGGCCGTAACGTCGAACCCAACCCGTACCTCGCCCGTTAAGCGCGGCTTGTTTATTCTCAACAACATCCTGGGAACGCCCCCGCCTCCGCCGCCCCCTGACATCCCACCGCTGGAGGATGCCGTCAAAGCCATGAAAGGACAGAACCTCTCTCTGAGGCAAACGCTGGCCCTGCATCGCGATCAACCCTTGTGCAGCTCGTGTCACAATCGGATGGATCCGTTGGGCCTGGCCTTGGAGAATTTTAATGCCATGGGAATGTGGCGGGATCAGGAGCGCGGGCAGCCGATCGATGCCACCGGGGCCTTGTTGAGCGGGGAAAGCTTCTCTCACGTTCGACAGCTGAAATCCATTCTGGCTCGCGATCATTCCATCGAGTTTTATACGACCCTGACCGAGAAACTTTTAACTTATGCCCTGGGCCGAGGGCTCGATTATTATGATGTGGCGACGGTGGATGACATTGTGGCTCGGCTCCAGGCGAACCAGGGGCGGGCTCAAATTCTGATCCGATCCGTCGTGGAGTCCGTCCCCTTCCAACGAACCCGTGCACTTCCCTCGAAGGTATCCAAATCCGCCCCTGAATCTGCGTCTGTGAGTCCGTCCACCTCAATCCACCCTTGA
- a CDS encoding DUF1552 domain-containing protein — protein MSSLSPSTIARFQSLSRRRFLRGLGACIALPAFESLNLLGATPSGAKTKATAPVRAAFLFFPNGAIPSAWWPGKDGADFELSPTLKPLANHRRSLQILGGLNQKFAEGGPDGAGDHARGNGVFLTGVRLKKSATDIRAGVSIDQAIAREIGHLTRFPSLELSADAIRGSGACDSGYACAYQFNLSWSSPTTPVAAESNPRLVFERLFGAGAPGERAANLQRRQQEQRSVLDFVMEDARAMNRRLNGRDRDKLDQYLTGIREIENSLDKAERFGEVRDPGGDTPSGVPQDRAQYVQVMCDMLVLAFQTDSTRVATMLLGHDGDNRSLPEAGVSEGHHDLSHHFNSEEKIQKLKDIDLWYAGQFAQLLDKLQRVTDVDGSPLLQNSMILYGSGNADGNRHTHSNLPLLLAGGGGGLLKPGRYVNHGSKPMTNLLLTMAQHMGAKNVTSLGDSTGLLEDV, from the coding sequence ATGAGCTCTCTCTCCCCATCCACAATCGCCCGATTTCAGAGTTTGAGCCGCCGCCGCTTTCTTCGGGGGCTGGGGGCTTGCATCGCACTGCCAGCATTCGAATCGCTGAACCTGCTGGGCGCCACCCCGTCCGGAGCGAAAACGAAAGCAACCGCCCCCGTGCGCGCCGCCTTTCTCTTTTTTCCCAACGGCGCGATTCCTTCCGCTTGGTGGCCGGGAAAGGATGGCGCAGACTTTGAGCTGAGCCCTACCCTGAAGCCTTTGGCGAACCACCGTCGTTCCCTCCAAATCCTGGGGGGACTGAACCAGAAGTTCGCCGAGGGTGGTCCCGACGGGGCTGGGGATCATGCCCGAGGCAACGGGGTCTTCCTGACGGGGGTGCGGTTGAAGAAGAGCGCCACCGACATCCGCGCCGGGGTGTCCATCGATCAGGCGATCGCGCGGGAGATCGGACACCTGACGCGGTTCCCTTCGCTGGAGCTGAGCGCCGATGCGATTCGGGGATCCGGCGCCTGCGATTCCGGTTATGCTTGTGCCTACCAGTTCAACCTCTCCTGGAGTTCCCCCACCACCCCGGTGGCTGCCGAGTCCAACCCGCGGCTCGTCTTCGAGCGGCTCTTTGGTGCGGGAGCGCCGGGCGAACGCGCGGCGAACCTGCAGCGGCGTCAGCAGGAGCAGCGCTCGGTGCTCGACTTCGTGATGGAGGATGCCCGCGCGATGAACCGTCGTCTCAACGGACGAGATCGCGACAAGCTGGATCAGTATCTCACGGGAATTCGGGAGATTGAAAACAGCCTCGACAAGGCGGAGCGATTCGGCGAGGTCCGGGATCCAGGGGGCGACACGCCCTCCGGGGTTCCCCAGGATCGTGCCCAGTATGTTCAGGTGATGTGCGACATGCTCGTGCTGGCATTCCAGACGGATTCGACGCGCGTCGCGACGATGTTGCTGGGGCACGATGGCGACAACCGTTCTTTGCCCGAGGCGGGTGTCTCCGAAGGACACCATGACCTTTCTCACCATTTTAACAGTGAGGAAAAGATTCAAAAGCTGAAGGACATCGATTTGTGGTATGCTGGGCAGTTTGCGCAGCTCTTGGACAAGCTCCAGCGTGTGACGGATGTGGATGGGAGCCCCTTGCTGCAAAACTCCATGATCCTCTACGGGAGCGGTAATGCGGATGGCAACCGTCATACCCATTCCAATCTTCCTTTGCTGTTGGCGGGCGGAGGTGGTGGCCTGCTGAAGCCTGGTCGCTACGTGAACCACGGATCCAAGCCGATGACCAACCTGCTCCTGACGATGGCGCAGCACATGGGGGCGAAGAATGTGACCAGCTTGGGCGATTCCACGGGCCTGTTGGAGGACGTTTAA